GAAACGACTTCAGAAAAGAATGTACTCAAGATGTTTTTTTTTTTGATACTTGCTAAAGATACTCATGAGAAGTACTCTGTTTGGATCAAATACTCAATAAGTTCATAAGAAAATATTGGTGCTCACCGGTAATCCTACCATTACGCTCAGTAATGCGATGCTATTTGTGCCATTAATCAATGACATATTTTTCTCTAGCAAGAACCTCTGCACTTTGAAAGCTCTGTGCATAGAACCTAAGATGAACTCAAATATAAAAGCATTTAAATAAAATGGCAGTGATGATTGCTATTATTAAAAAATCTTTAACCCCTAAGTAAGGAGTCCGAGATACAAAGCATACCTATGAACCTCCCATTAACAAATGCGTGCAGAACATGTCCAATGTGGTTGACTTTAAGAATTGATTCAGCTCGTTCAGGTTGTTGAAACCTGTATTTCAAAAGAAACATAATAACTTATGGAATCTACAAGCCCAACCAGCCTATTTAACTAATGATGTACAACGTAATGAGATAAGATAGGATTTACCTAAATATTTGCCAAAGATAGTCAGAAGTATCTTGTGTTGTATTCATGTGTTCAAGCAAGAATTCTGATCTTATTGTCGTATCACTGAAACTCGGGACAGTTTCTGTATATTCCTCCCACATGCGAGAAGAAGACAGTTTTTGTCTTGGTTCCCTTGTTCTCGTGGTGTATTGCGCATTAACCTATCCACATCAGAAGATACAAATGAATACATCACAAGAAAGCTGCATGAACTATAGTATTGATGTATGAACTTACCTTGGCAGTGTTGAAGTCGACATTCTTGCAGTCTGGGAGGACACTAATAGAGTTTGGTGACAGAGTGTATGAAGAATCGAGAAAATGCACAGTGGAATGAATTTCGTCTTGGTTCATAAGAAAGGCAGCGCATAGCTCTGGATTCTTCCCAAACACAAAAGCCTGTTAAATAAGACATCAAAACAACACTGCTACAACATTCTTCATGATATCAAACAGGTGAAGATACTGTTGAATTTTTCTTACAGTTTGTAGCTTCCCCAAAGATGTTGTAGCACGCAGTCCAGAAAGTAGAGGCTTTTCACACAACTTAACTGCAGCATGTAATTCCTTAAGGTGTCCCCATTTGGGTTGCCGAAGTAACCCTGTAGCACCAAAACTCTATGTTATACTTTCAGATCAAAGTCTAACAATGGCGGTTTGAAATATTACCATATTCATCAACTGAAGCCTGATCGTAATAACTGGTGATTATGAATTACGAAACATTTCTTCCGAAGTTTGTTCCTCCATGATACTAGAATAAGATACTGTATCAGTATTCTAACATTCATTTCTTGTATATTCAAAATAAAGAGAGAGTGTGAATAAAAAAACTACCATGTAGTAGTTTATGAAACTTCCATTCCTAGCGATGAATAGAGCAACCTGAAATGCTATATCCTCAGCTGACCTTTTCAAAGGTTCCTCACCAAATGTTTGGTAACTGTACAAAAGGAGCAGCTCAAAGTCAATATTTATCTGAGAACTAGGAAGTAGACAGCAATGTAGTAAATTT
This genomic interval from Brassica oleracea var. oleracea cultivar TO1000 chromosome C2, BOL, whole genome shotgun sequence contains the following:
- the LOC106323828 gene encoding LOW QUALITY PROTEIN: beta-galactosidase 16 (The sequence of the model RefSeq protein was modified relative to this genomic sequence to represent the inferred CDS: substituted 2 bases at 2 genomic stop codons), which codes for MWPHLIGKAKSGGIDVIDTYVFWNIHEPQQGKFDFSGRRDIVRFIKVIQAHDLYVCLRIGPFIQGEWSYGGLPFLLHNVPXIVFRTDNEPFKYYMKRYAQMIVKLMKSENLYASQGGPIILSHIENEYGMVARAFKQEGKSYVKWAAKLAVELDTGVPWVMCKQDDAPDPLINACNGRQCGETFKGPNSPNKPAVWTENWTSFYQTFGEEPLKRSAEDIAFQVALFIARNGSFINYYMYHGGTNFGRNVSXFIITSYYDQASVDEYGLLRQPKWGHLKELHAAVKLCEKPLLSGLRATTSLGKLQTAFVFGKNPELCAAFLMNQDEIHSTVHFLDSSYTLSPNSISVLPDCKNVDFNTAKVNAQYTTRTREPRQKLSSSRMWEEYTETVPSFSDTTIRSEFLLEHMNTTQDTSDYLWQIFRFQQPERAESILKVNHIGHVLHAFVNGRFIGSMHRAFKVQRFLLEKNMSLINGTNSIALLSVMVGLPNSGAHLERRVGGSRSVKIWNGTHALYFNKFAWGYEVKLLTLILHQNFFSFMLTSTGSKPLRRLGCMESK